A portion of the Hoylesella buccalis ATCC 35310 genome contains these proteins:
- the nadD gene encoding nicotinate (nicotinamide) nucleotide adenylyltransferase has translation MKQIGIYGGSFNPIHNGHIQLAKHILRLSALDEIWFMVSPQNPLKPQNELLDDHLRLEMTRTALQNEPKLIACDTEFHLSKPSYTWNTLRHLSTAHPEISFTLIIGADNWLVFNQWAHHEDILRNYEIIIYPRLNAPINKQSLPLNVHLLDTPLYNISSTEVRRRIQQGEDVNQLIPPEIIPLATRYYPHP, from the coding sequence ATGAAACAAATAGGCATCTACGGTGGGTCTTTCAATCCCATACACAACGGTCACATCCAGTTGGCAAAGCATATTCTCAGGCTTTCCGCCTTGGATGAGATATGGTTCATGGTGTCTCCTCAGAATCCCCTGAAGCCCCAAAACGAATTGCTTGACGACCATTTGCGCTTGGAAATGACACGAACGGCCCTTCAAAACGAGCCGAAACTCATCGCCTGCGATACCGAATTTCACCTGTCCAAACCATCATACACCTGGAACACGCTGCGACATTTGTCCACCGCGCATCCCGAAATATCATTCACACTCATCATCGGAGCCGACAACTGGTTGGTATTTAATCAGTGGGCACACCATGAAGACATCCTGCGAAATTACGAGATTATCATCTATCCTCGCCTCAACGCTCCCATCAACAAACAAAGTTTGCCCCTCAACGTCCACCTGTTGGACACGCCTCTTTACAACATCAGCAGTACCGAAGTGCGCCGACGCATCCAGCAAGGCGAAGATGTAAACCAACTGATTCCACCAGAAATTATTCCACTTGCCACTCGGTATTACCCGCATCCATGA
- the gmk gene encoding guanylate kinase, with protein MNHLNEQNKQQTVQETESAEKAPLLRRGGGRLSSHLIIFSAPSGSGKSTIVNWLMEEHPELKLAFSISCTSRKPRGTERDGVEYFFVSPQEFRERIDNDEFLEYEEVYEDRFYGTLKAQVDKQLAAGQNVVFDVDVKGGINIKRFYGERALSIFIQPPSVDELRRRLEGRATDAQSVIEDRLAKASYELSFASQFDKIVINDDLAKAKQETLEVIRTFLEGKKA; from the coding sequence ATGAATCATCTAAACGAACAAAACAAACAGCAAACCGTCCAAGAAACAGAGTCTGCGGAAAAGGCTCCCCTCCTTCGGAGGGGCGGGGGGAGGCTCTCATCTCATCTCATCATCTTCTCGGCCCCTTCGGGCAGTGGTAAGAGCACTATCGTGAACTGGCTCATGGAAGAACATCCCGAACTAAAACTGGCTTTCTCCATCTCCTGTACCAGTCGCAAGCCAAGAGGTACCGAACGAGATGGCGTAGAATACTTCTTCGTCAGTCCTCAAGAGTTTCGCGAACGTATTGACAACGATGAGTTTTTGGAATATGAGGAGGTTTATGAAGACCGATTTTACGGCACTTTGAAGGCGCAAGTGGACAAACAGTTGGCTGCCGGGCAAAACGTTGTGTTCGACGTAGATGTCAAAGGCGGCATCAACATCAAGCGGTTTTATGGTGAAAGGGCACTGAGCATCTTTATACAGCCGCCCTCGGTAGATGAGCTTCGCCGTCGGTTGGAAGGGCGTGCCACCGATGCACAGAGTGTCATAGAAGACCGTCTGGCCAAGGCTTCATACGAGCTTTCATTCGCATCTCAATTTGACAAAATCGTGATCAATGACGATTTGGCAAAGGCAAAACAGGAAACACTGGAGGTCATCCGCACATTTTTAGAAGGAAAGAAAGCGTGA
- a CDS encoding YicC/YloC family endoribonuclease gives MIQSMTGYGKATTIYKEKKINVEIKSLNSKSLDLSTRIAPLYREKELEIRQQVAHALERGKIDFSIWIEKDASTDLSPINSEVVENYYKQIKQIAATTGLPEPQDWFRTLLSLPDVTIKTETEVLDDEEWAVAQKTITEALNQLIDFRKQEGAALQKKFTEKLDNITNLLNEIEPYEKLRVEKIRARIVDGLSQIPDVEYDKNRLEQELIYYIEKLDISEEKQRLANHLKYFRTTMNENEPVGKKLGFIAQEMGREINTTGSKSNLAELQNIVVKMKDELEQIKEQVFNAL, from the coding sequence ATGATACAATCGATGACAGGTTACGGAAAGGCAACCACTATCTACAAGGAAAAGAAAATCAATGTCGAAATCAAATCACTCAACAGCAAGTCGCTTGATCTCTCTACACGTATCGCCCCACTGTACCGAGAGAAAGAATTAGAGATTCGCCAACAAGTCGCTCATGCGTTAGAGCGTGGCAAGATAGACTTCTCCATCTGGATAGAAAAAGACGCATCAACCGACCTTTCTCCCATCAACAGCGAGGTTGTTGAGAATTATTACAAGCAAATCAAACAAATAGCAGCCACGACCGGACTGCCCGAACCGCAAGATTGGTTCCGCACCTTACTCTCTCTTCCCGATGTGACCATCAAGACCGAGACCGAAGTGCTTGATGATGAAGAATGGGCTGTCGCACAAAAGACCATCACAGAGGCTCTCAACCAGCTTATCGACTTCCGCAAACAAGAAGGTGCCGCACTGCAAAAGAAGTTCACCGAGAAGCTGGACAACATCACCAACCTACTGAATGAGATTGAACCATACGAAAAGTTGCGTGTTGAAAAGATACGCGCTCGCATCGTTGACGGCCTCTCTCAGATTCCTGATGTTGAGTATGATAAGAACCGTCTGGAGCAAGAACTGATTTATTACATCGAGAAACTCGACATCAGTGAGGAGAAACAGCGGCTGGCCAATCACCTGAAATACTTCCGCACCACCATGAACGAGAACGAACCCGTAGGAAAGAAACTGGGCTTCATCGCACAAGAGATGGGCCGAGAAATCAACACAACGGGGTCGAAAAGTAATCTCGCGGAGTTACAGAACATCGTGGTGAAGATGAAAGACGAACTGGAACAAATCAAAGAACAGGTGTTCAATGCACTATAG
- the tsaB gene encoding tRNA (adenosine(37)-N6)-threonylcarbamoyltransferase complex dimerization subunit type 1 TsaB, whose translation MSCILSIETSTDVCSVAVSQDGTCIFEREDHSGPNHAVKLGVYVDEALSFIDSHLIPLDGVAVSCGPGSYTGLRIGVSMAKGVCYGRSVKLISVPTLELLCVPVLLSEQIQEEDALLCPMLDARRMEVYAQLFDRSLKEIRPIQADVVDHETYKSYLDEHPVYFFGNGAEKCLEAINHPNAHLIKGVEPLAKNMFPLAEKRMMNEQFEDVAYFVPFYLKDFVAKSPKKLL comes from the coding sequence ATGTCGTGTATTTTAAGCATAGAGACAAGTACGGACGTGTGTTCCGTGGCCGTAAGCCAAGATGGAACATGCATCTTTGAGAGAGAAGATCACAGCGGTCCCAACCATGCCGTGAAGTTGGGTGTGTATGTAGATGAAGCACTGTCGTTCATAGACAGTCATTTGATTCCGCTCGATGGCGTGGCAGTGAGTTGCGGTCCGGGTTCGTATACCGGGCTGCGTATCGGGGTGTCGATGGCCAAAGGTGTTTGCTATGGGCGTTCGGTCAAGTTGATTTCCGTTCCGACGCTCGAGCTTTTGTGTGTCCCCGTGTTACTGAGCGAGCAGATACAAGAGGAAGATGCGTTGTTGTGTCCCATGCTGGATGCCCGTAGAATGGAGGTGTATGCGCAGCTTTTCGACCGTTCTTTGAAAGAGATTCGACCGATACAAGCCGACGTGGTAGATCACGAAACGTATAAATCATATTTGGATGAGCATCCCGTATATTTCTTTGGAAATGGTGCAGAGAAGTGTTTGGAGGCCATCAACCACCCTAACGCGCACCTCATCAAAGGCGTAGAACCCTTGGCTAAGAACATGTTCCCATTGGCGGAGAAGCGCATGATGAACGAACAGTTCGAGGATGTGGCCTATTTCGTCCCGTTCTATTTGAAGGACTTTGTGGCCAAATCACCCAAGAAGTTGCTTTAA
- a CDS encoding DUF4290 domain-containing protein, which yields MDIEGLDYNTQREKLILPEYGREVQNMVDHAVSLTNKDERQRCAETIVAIMARMFPQSRENEDVQRKMWDHLAIMSNFKLDIDYPYDVSQAAKIYAKPEPLKYPMNRIPVRHYGNMVFEMFEKLKTMKPGDERDELARVTANQMKRNLMQWGHGSSDDEKVAFDLEKFTDGKIVLDLDTFKFDRMDARPNDRRKKRR from the coding sequence ATGGATATTGAAGGATTAGATTATAATACCCAGCGCGAGAAACTCATCTTGCCCGAGTATGGCCGTGAAGTGCAGAACATGGTAGACCATGCCGTATCGCTCACTAACAAGGATGAGCGTCAACGATGTGCCGAAACCATTGTCGCAATCATGGCTCGAATGTTTCCACAGAGTCGTGAGAACGAGGATGTTCAGCGGAAAATGTGGGATCATCTTGCCATCATGAGCAACTTTAAGCTTGACATCGACTATCCTTATGATGTTTCGCAGGCGGCCAAGATTTATGCAAAGCCCGAACCATTGAAATATCCTATGAACCGAATTCCTGTGCGTCACTATGGAAACATGGTGTTCGAGATGTTTGAAAAGCTCAAGACCATGAAGCCTGGTGACGAGCGTGACGAGTTGGCTCGCGTTACAGCAAACCAGATGAAACGCAACCTAATGCAGTGGGGACATGGCTCCTCGGATGATGAGAAGGTGGCTTTCGATCTCGAAAAGTTCACCGACGGCAAAATCGTTCTTGACCTGGATACCTTCAAGTTCGACCGGATGGACGCGCGTCCCAACGATAGAAGGAAAAAGAGACGATAG
- the murA gene encoding UDP-N-acetylglucosamine 1-carboxyvinyltransferase — MEAFVIEGGHQLSGTIKPQGAKNEALQVICATLLTSDPVTIKNIPDILDVNNLIKLIQEIGVKVTRINKNDYVFQADEVNLDYLDSDAFVNKCSSLRGSVLMIGPLLGRFGRSTIAKPGGDKIGRRRLDTHFLGFKALGAKFRHDAARDVYHIETANKLKGCYMLLDEASVTGTANIIMTAVMAEGTTTVYNAACEPYIQQLCHLLNAMGANISGIASNLLTIVGVKSLHKAKHTVLPDMIEVGSFIGMAAMVGNGVRIKDVAVRHLGIIPDTFKRLGIKIKIEGNDLFIPRQPHYQIDSFIDGTIMTLSDAPWPGLTPDLLSVLLVVATQARGCVLFHQKMFESRLFFVDKLIDMRAQIILCDPHRAVVIGHDRQFRLRAGRMTSPDIRAGIALLIAALSAEGTSRIENIAQIDRGYEDIEARLNALGAHIKRVDD, encoded by the coding sequence ATGGAGGCATTTGTCATTGAAGGCGGCCATCAGCTGAGCGGAACAATCAAACCACAAGGTGCCAAGAACGAGGCGTTGCAGGTGATTTGTGCGACGCTTCTCACCTCCGATCCGGTCACAATCAAGAATATTCCAGACATTCTTGACGTCAACAACTTGATTAAATTGATACAAGAGATTGGCGTCAAGGTCACCCGAATCAATAAAAATGATTATGTTTTCCAGGCAGACGAGGTTAATCTCGACTATCTGGACAGCGACGCTTTCGTAAATAAATGCTCATCCTTGCGCGGCTCTGTTTTGATGATTGGGCCTTTGTTGGGTCGCTTTGGCAGGAGTACCATCGCCAAACCAGGCGGTGATAAGATAGGTCGTCGTCGATTGGATACCCACTTTTTAGGCTTCAAGGCGTTGGGAGCGAAGTTTAGACATGACGCAGCTCGTGACGTGTATCACATAGAAACGGCAAACAAGCTCAAAGGCTGTTACATGCTCTTGGATGAGGCTTCGGTTACAGGAACGGCCAATATCATCATGACAGCCGTGATGGCAGAGGGGACAACCACCGTGTACAATGCGGCTTGCGAACCCTATATCCAGCAGTTGTGCCATCTGTTGAATGCCATGGGCGCCAACATCAGTGGCATTGCATCGAACTTGTTGACCATTGTTGGTGTTAAGTCGCTGCACAAAGCCAAACACACGGTCTTGCCAGACATGATTGAGGTGGGGTCGTTCATCGGCATGGCAGCCATGGTAGGCAATGGCGTGAGAATCAAAGATGTGGCTGTTCGGCACTTGGGCATCATCCCCGATACCTTCAAACGCTTGGGAATTAAAATCAAGATTGAAGGCAACGATTTGTTCATTCCCCGTCAACCGCACTACCAAATCGACTCGTTTATCGATGGTACCATCATGACTTTGAGCGATGCTCCATGGCCTGGCCTTACGCCCGACTTGCTGTCAGTGCTGTTGGTGGTAGCCACACAGGCGCGTGGTTGTGTGCTTTTTCATCAGAAAATGTTTGAAAGCCGTCTGTTTTTCGTGGATAAACTGATTGACATGCGCGCTCAAATCATCCTATGCGACCCACATCGTGCGGTGGTTATCGGTCACGATCGCCAGTTTAGACTGCGTGCCGGCCGCATGACCAGTCCCGACATCCGCGCCGGTATCGCACTGTTGATTGCGGCATTGAGTGCAGAAGGTACCAGCAGAATAGAAAACATCGCCCAGATAGACAGAGGGTACGAGGACATAGAGGCTCGACTCAACGCGTTGGGCGCACATATCAAGCGTGTCGATGATTAA
- the rimM gene encoding ribosome maturation factor RimM (Essential for efficient processing of 16S rRNA) — MIKEEDVYRIGKIGKPHGVKGELSFHFTDDVFNRTESSYLILKIDGIFVPFFLEEYRFRSDETVLVKFCDVDTQDKARQLTGCEVFFPRAIAESDDAHLSWAQIIEFALKDAQTGQLIGTISSVDDSTENVLFELEDGTLIPANEDLLQQIDAQNKEITIQLPDGLLDLSDK, encoded by the coding sequence ATGATTAAGGAAGAAGACGTTTACCGCATAGGCAAGATTGGCAAACCGCATGGTGTTAAAGGCGAGTTGTCATTCCATTTTACCGACGATGTGTTCAATCGTACGGAGAGTTCCTATCTTATTTTGAAAATTGATGGCATCTTCGTACCTTTCTTCCTGGAGGAATATCGCTTTAGAAGTGATGAAACGGTCTTGGTGAAGTTTTGCGATGTCGATACGCAGGACAAGGCTCGTCAGCTGACAGGCTGCGAGGTTTTCTTCCCAAGGGCGATTGCTGAGTCAGATGATGCTCATCTCTCGTGGGCGCAAATCATAGAGTTTGCCTTGAAAGATGCGCAAACCGGTCAGCTGATTGGCACGATCAGTTCGGTAGATGACAGCACCGAAAACGTTCTGTTTGAACTGGAAGACGGCACACTGATTCCCGCTAACGAGGATTTATTACAGCAAATAGATGCACAAAACAAAGAAATAACGATACAATTGCCCGATGGCTTGCTCGACTTATCAGATAAGTAA
- a CDS encoding 1-deoxy-D-xylulose-5-phosphate reductoisomerase encodes MKKQICILGSTGSIGTQALDVIEQHADLYEAYCLTANNRYEELAVQARKFKPAAVVIANESLYEPLCRLLDDCPEVKVYAGKAALDEIVQAEPIDMVLTALVGFAGLSPTIQAIKAHKKVCLANKETLVVAGELICKLAQQYHVPILPVDSEHSAIFQSLVGEDDNEIEKILLTASGGPFRTFTLEQMKDVTAADALKHPTWEMGAKITIDSATMMNKGFEVIEAKWLFGVPAEKIQVLIHPQSIVHSAVQFVDGGVKAQLGVPDMRLPIQYAFSFPKRLHLDGARLDLFHQPLEFFEPDFTKFKCLALAYESIRQGGNMPCVVNAANEVVNEAFRQGRCTYLDMADVIEKTMERVAFDAAPTFETYVETDAMARRMANELITK; translated from the coding sequence ATGAAGAAACAAATATGTATATTAGGCTCAACAGGCAGCATCGGTACACAAGCACTCGATGTCATTGAGCAGCATGCCGACTTGTATGAAGCCTATTGTCTCACCGCCAACAACCGGTATGAAGAACTGGCTGTGCAAGCCCGAAAGTTCAAGCCTGCTGCGGTGGTTATCGCCAATGAAAGTCTGTACGAACCGCTCTGTCGGTTGTTGGATGACTGTCCTGAGGTGAAGGTTTATGCGGGCAAGGCGGCGCTTGATGAAATCGTACAGGCCGAACCGATAGACATGGTGCTTACGGCATTAGTTGGATTTGCAGGGCTTTCGCCAACCATTCAGGCCATCAAGGCGCACAAAAAGGTGTGTTTAGCTAACAAGGAGACGCTTGTCGTGGCGGGTGAACTGATTTGCAAGTTGGCTCAACAGTATCATGTACCTATTCTACCTGTCGATTCTGAACACAGTGCCATCTTCCAATCTCTGGTCGGTGAAGATGACAACGAGATTGAAAAGATATTGCTGACAGCCAGTGGGGGCCCTTTCCGAACGTTCACGCTGGAGCAGATGAAGGACGTTACCGCTGCTGATGCGCTCAAACATCCAACGTGGGAGATGGGTGCCAAGATTACGATTGACTCGGCAACGATGATGAACAAAGGTTTCGAGGTTATCGAAGCCAAGTGGCTTTTTGGCGTTCCAGCGGAAAAAATACAGGTGTTGATTCATCCGCAGAGCATCGTCCACAGCGCCGTTCAGTTCGTAGACGGCGGCGTCAAGGCGCAACTCGGCGTGCCAGACATGCGTCTACCGATACAATATGCTTTCTCGTTTCCCAAGCGATTGCATCTAGATGGCGCTCGCTTGGACTTGTTCCATCAGCCCTTGGAGTTCTTTGAGCCCGACTTCACGAAGTTCAAATGTCTGGCGCTGGCCTATGAATCCATCCGTCAGGGCGGCAACATGCCCTGTGTGGTGAATGCTGCCAATGAGGTGGTGAATGAGGCTTTCCGACAAGGACGGTGTACTTATCTGGACATGGCTGACGTTATAGAGAAAACAATGGAGCGTGTTGCTTTCGATGCGGCACCCACCTTTGAAACCTATGTCGAGACAGATGCGATGGCTCGCCGTATGGCTAACGAATTAATTACAAAATGA
- the rseP gene encoding RIP metalloprotease RseP, with product MEIFLIRLLQFVLAISLLVLLHEGGHMFFAKLFGVRVEKFFVFFDVGIGKWKGHLFSFKPKHSDTTYGMGWLPLGGYCKIAGMIDESFDTEQMKKPAEPWEFRSKPAWQRLLIMIGGVTVNFLLALFIYSMVLFYWGESYVQVKDMTHGMRFNQEAKSYGFQDHDILVGTDQGAFKDFNADVYRDLSTAKRVDIIRNGKHMSINLPGDLNLLSMLKSTPRFVTPFVLADVDSVMPDGAAAKAGVKKGDRIVAINGKPVDSWNAFQDEVGVLNDQLMAAKTPQDSMKIRTASIAFMHLGASKADTAQVVLSKDLLLGVGMTSIYSYYQPTKKEYGFFESFPAGAKYGWHVLAGYVGDMKYVFTADGAKSLGGFGAIGSLFPPVWDWHMFWLMTAFLSIILAFMNILPIPALDGGHVLFLLYEMITRRKPSETFMIRAEYIGIGILLLLMIVANLNDVLRWLGIITY from the coding sequence ATGGAAATATTCTTAATCAGGTTGCTCCAGTTTGTGCTGGCAATCTCCTTATTGGTCCTCTTACACGAAGGCGGACACATGTTTTTTGCCAAGCTCTTCGGTGTAAGAGTTGAAAAGTTCTTTGTCTTTTTCGATGTCGGCATCGGCAAGTGGAAGGGCCATTTGTTCAGTTTCAAACCCAAACATAGCGACACCACCTATGGTATGGGATGGCTTCCCTTGGGCGGTTATTGTAAAATAGCGGGTATGATAGACGAGAGTTTCGATACCGAACAGATGAAAAAGCCGGCCGAACCGTGGGAGTTTCGTTCCAAACCCGCATGGCAACGCCTGCTCATCATGATTGGTGGCGTAACCGTCAACTTTCTCTTGGCTCTTTTTATCTATTCCATGGTGTTATTTTATTGGGGTGAATCGTATGTGCAGGTCAAGGACATGACCCACGGAATGCGTTTCAATCAAGAGGCCAAGTCGTATGGATTTCAAGACCATGACATCCTTGTGGGTACCGACCAAGGTGCGTTCAAGGACTTCAACGCCGACGTTTATCGCGACTTGTCTACCGCCAAACGGGTCGACATCATCCGCAATGGGAAGCACATGAGCATCAACTTGCCTGGCGACCTGAACCTGTTGTCCATGCTGAAGAGCACCCCTCGCTTCGTCACACCGTTTGTATTGGCCGATGTAGACAGCGTCATGCCTGATGGAGCAGCGGCTAAAGCCGGTGTTAAAAAGGGTGATCGCATCGTCGCCATCAATGGTAAGCCAGTTGATTCTTGGAACGCTTTCCAAGACGAGGTAGGCGTGTTGAACGATCAACTCATGGCTGCCAAGACCCCGCAAGACAGCATGAAGATTCGAACGGCATCCATCGCATTCATGCATCTGGGTGCCTCGAAAGCCGATACGGCGCAGGTTGTGCTGAGCAAAGATTTGCTTTTGGGCGTGGGTATGACGAGCATTTACTCGTATTATCAACCCACCAAGAAAGAATACGGCTTCTTCGAGAGCTTCCCGGCTGGTGCCAAATACGGTTGGCATGTACTGGCTGGATATGTAGGCGACATGAAATATGTATTTACCGCTGATGGTGCCAAGTCGTTAGGAGGCTTCGGTGCTATCGGAAGTCTGTTCCCACCCGTATGGGATTGGCACATGTTCTGGCTCATGACGGCCTTCCTCAGCATCATCTTGGCCTTCATGAACATTCTTCCTATCCCCGCGTTGGATGGTGGACATGTGCTCTTCCTGTTGTACGAGATGATTACTCGCCGCAAACCCAGTGAGACATTCATGATTCGTGCCGAATACATCGGCATTGGTATCTTGCTGCTTTTGATGATCGTGGCCAACCTCAATGACGTGTTGCGCTGGCTGGGAATCATCACCTACTAA
- a CDS encoding phosphatase PAP2 family protein: MKYFFSELFSIEKKPKRGLLPIEWAMFAYMGFTFLMIFFTYTKLVNPHSMIIGRIQVGAMTLALWGVYRLLSCRLTLSARIFAQMGLLAWWYPDTYELNRVLPNLDHIFASCEQAIFGMQPALVFSQAFSSPIFSELIDLGYASFYPMIALTALFYFVCRQKEFQRCTWVLVASFFAYYAIYDLLPVVGPTFYFKAIGLENAARGIFPSVNDYFNYHQECLVSPGYQEGLFYHLVEDAKAAGERPTAAFPSSHVGIATVCMLLIGHTRNRKLLWLLVPFYVFLCLATVYIQAHYVIDAIAGFISGVAFYFLFMFLGKKVK; the protein is encoded by the coding sequence ATGAAATATTTCTTTTCTGAACTATTCTCCATCGAGAAGAAACCCAAGCGCGGGCTCTTACCTATCGAGTGGGCCATGTTTGCCTACATGGGGTTCACCTTTCTGATGATATTCTTCACCTACACCAAGCTGGTCAACCCACATTCGATGATTATCGGGCGCATACAAGTGGGCGCCATGACATTGGCTTTGTGGGGAGTATACCGTCTGCTGTCTTGCCGTCTGACGCTCTCCGCCCGCATCTTCGCACAGATGGGACTGCTGGCATGGTGGTATCCAGACACCTACGAACTGAACCGAGTGCTGCCCAATCTTGACCATATTTTTGCCAGTTGCGAGCAAGCCATCTTTGGCATGCAGCCGGCATTGGTCTTTTCCCAGGCGTTTTCGTCGCCCATTTTCAGTGAACTGATTGATCTTGGCTATGCCTCTTTCTATCCGATGATAGCCCTTACCGCTCTTTTTTACTTTGTGTGCCGGCAGAAAGAATTTCAGCGTTGCACTTGGGTCCTCGTCGCATCATTTTTCGCTTACTATGCCATTTATGATTTATTGCCCGTCGTTGGACCTACATTTTACTTCAAGGCCATCGGACTGGAGAATGCGGCAAGAGGAATATTCCCAAGCGTGAACGACTATTTCAACTATCATCAAGAATGCCTGGTTAGTCCGGGTTATCAAGAAGGACTGTTCTATCACTTGGTGGAAGATGCCAAAGCGGCAGGCGAACGACCCACGGCAGCCTTTCCAAGTTCACACGTAGGCATCGCCACGGTATGCATGTTGTTGATTGGACACACGCGTAACCGCAAGCTACTCTGGCTGTTGGTGCCCTTCTATGTGTTTCTTTGCCTCGCCACGGTGTACATCCAGGCCCACTATGTGATAGACGCCATTGCCGGATTCATATCGGGTGTTGCCTTTTACTTTCTTTTCATGTTCTTGGGAAAAAAAGTAAAGTGA
- a CDS encoding NAD-dependent epimerase/dehydratase family protein, whose product MSILITGASGFVGSHLVDEALQRGMEVWAAVRPSSSRRYLQDERIHFIELDFSSEEKLVQQLEGQAFDYVVHAAGVTKCVHPDDFHRVNTEGTQHLVNAILKLKMPIKRFIYISTLGVFGAIREQKPFTEINEHDTPLPNTAYGKSKLEAERYLDSIGNDFPYIILRPTGIYGPREKDYFLMVKSIARHLDFAAGFSRQDITFVYILDVVQAVFLAIDRGMSGRKYFLTDGGVYQSDTFSDLIRQELGNPWCVRLKAPLWLLRIITACGELVGRKTGKPIALNNDKYNILRQRNWRCNIEPTMDELGYHPHYKLEQGVKETVKWYCENHWLSSKAAPKN is encoded by the coding sequence ATGAGCATTCTAATCACTGGTGCATCGGGTTTCGTCGGCAGTCATCTTGTTGATGAAGCCTTACAACGGGGTATGGAGGTTTGGGCGGCTGTCAGGCCATCCAGTTCACGTCGATACCTCCAGGATGAGCGCATTCACTTCATCGAGTTGGACTTTTCGTCGGAAGAGAAATTGGTTCAACAGCTCGAGGGGCAAGCTTTCGACTATGTTGTTCATGCCGCTGGCGTCACCAAATGTGTTCATCCGGACGATTTTCACCGTGTCAACACCGAAGGAACCCAGCACTTGGTGAACGCCATTCTAAAGCTGAAGATGCCCATCAAGCGATTCATCTACATCAGTACGCTGGGTGTGTTTGGCGCCATCAGAGAACAGAAACCGTTTACCGAAATCAACGAGCACGACACTCCCCTACCCAATACGGCGTATGGCAAAAGCAAACTGGAGGCCGAACGCTACCTCGATTCCATTGGAAACGACTTTCCATACATCATTCTTCGGCCAACAGGCATCTACGGTCCACGCGAAAAAGACTATTTCCTGATGGTTAAAAGTATTGCACGTCATCTGGATTTCGCAGCTGGCTTCAGTCGGCAAGACATCACCTTCGTGTACATCCTCGATGTGGTTCAGGCCGTATTTCTGGCCATCGACCGCGGCATGAGTGGTCGCAAATACTTCCTCACCGACGGAGGTGTATACCAATCTGACACTTTCAGCGACCTCATCCGCCAAGAGTTGGGCAATCCTTGGTGCGTGCGCCTGAAAGCACCGCTATGGCTCTTGCGCATCATCACAGCGTGTGGTGAACTTGTAGGCAGAAAAACGGGAAAGCCCATTGCGCTGAACAATGATAAATATAACATTCTACGGCAACGGAACTGGCGCTGCAACATCGAGCCAACCATGGACGAGCTGGGGTATCATCCACACTACAAATTGGAACAAGGTGTGAAAGAAACCGTGAAGTGGTATTGCGAGAATCACTGGCTTTCCAGCAAAGCAGCCCCTAAAAACTAA